The Blastopirellula sediminis sequence TAACCAGATCGCTTGTGCCAACGACGAGCAGGATCGGCGTCATCCGGCCGATGACAAGTTCTTGCGGTTTTGCGCCCGAGTGGGCGACGACGAGATCAATGTCGGATCGCGCTTGCGCCGCCAACTGGGCGAAGGTACCGCCGTTCGACATCCCGACCAGAGCGACGCGATCGGTTTTGAGCTGATTTTTCAACCGGTCAAGCAGACGGTCGATTAGCGGAAGATCGCGATTCTCTCGAAAATCCTCGGGCTTCGCTTTGTGGATATCCCACATTCCCATCCGGGTTTCTGGGTAAACGACATACGCTTTGCCGGCCGCGGCCAAGCGATCGAGTTGCGAATAGGCGGCCATCGATTCCGGCGTGTCGCCGATTCCGTGAAAGACGAGAATGAGCGGCAGCGGGGTGCTGGGAACCGTCTCTGGTACTGCCAATCGATAGCGACGCGTCTCACCTCCCGCGTCGATAGTCTCAAAGGTTACCTGGGCAGAGGGGGATTTCCACCAGAAGGTGAAAACAAGCCCAGCAACGAGCGCTACAACGGCGGCGACAACCAAGGCCAGGCGGAACCGGGGATGAGAGGAAAGCATGTCGATCATTCGATCCCAAAAACGGATTTTTCGCCACATGTTTGGCAAATCGCATCACAAACTGAAAATGCGTCTCATTTGCCTTGTTGAATGGGGAGGACTGCGTGGAAATGATTGACTTTGAGGGATACGGCAAGTAGTATCGCCAACATAGATCTACGCGCGGCGGCCGACGGAGTGGCTGAATTTCTGCTCGCCTTTGAGAATCACTCCATGTTGGAAGAAACGTCGGTATCGAGCCCGTCTCGGAAGAGTGCGAAAAGTGACGTCACTCGCATTCCTCACATCGAACCTCTGTTTGAAGACGTCACCTTCGTCTCGGAATATAGTCGGCTGACCAAACGTTACGCAGGCGCCGACTACGAACCCATTTTGAAGTTTGCGCTGGCCGAGCTAAAGCAGGTCGAACAGCCACGTGTTTTGGAACTGGGACCGGGGCCCGGTTGGATCGGCATCTCGCTGGCGAAGCGTCGCCAAGACATTCGCGTGACCGGGGTCGACATCTCGAGCACCTACGTCGATATCGCCAATCAGAATGCGGCCCAGGAAGGGGTCGACGACCGCGTCGACTTCCGCAAGGGAGACGCATGTCGATTGGACGACTTCGCCGATGGTACGCTTGACGCGGTGATCTCGAATCAAAGCTTCCACTACTGGGAGCCGCCGGGAGACGTGTTGCGAGAAGTTGCTCGCGTGCTGAAGCCGAACGGCATTTTCTGCATCGGCGACGATCGCCGCGACTTGACCTTCATGGCCAGCGTCGTCGTGCTGCTGACGAAGTGGTTTCTGACCGCCAGCGTCCGCGAGAGCTGGATGCGTTCGCTGCAGGGAAGCTTCACCGCTGCCGAAGTGAAAGAAATTATCGAGCAATCGGAATTGAACGGGCACGCAAAAATCAAACTGTATCCCCGCATGTTCTTCGTGCAGGGACGTTTGACCAAGTAATGGTCCACTGTATACAAGAAAGCCTCGCCGGTCGGTGAGGCTTTTTTCATGCGCCTACGCGATCAAGTCTTGCAGCACGCGGCCATGCACGTCGGTTAGGCGACGATCAATGCCGTCATTGCGCACCGTCAGCTTACGATGGTCGATTCCCAAGAGGTGCAAAATCGTCGCGTGCACGTCGTAGACCTGCGTCGGATTGTCGCGATCGAGCGGTTTGTATCCCCACTCGTCGGACGGACCGTAGCTGACGCCTCCTTGGATGCCGCCGCCGCAGAGCCAGTTGGTGAAGACGTACGGATTGTGGTCGCGTCCTTTGCTCCCCTGCGTACTGGGCATGCGACCGAACTCGGTCGTCCAGAGGATGATTGTGTCTTCAAGTAGTCCACGTTGCTTCAAGTCTTGAATCAGCGCCGCCGTGCCGACCGCCATTCCGCGGGCCAGCGGACCATGATCGCGCTGAATATCTTCATGGCTATCCCAATTGCGGCGGGGGAAGCCGTTGTCGTTGCCCGACCAGATCTGCACGAAGCGAACGCCCCGCTCGAGCAACCGTCGCGCGACCAAGCACTTGCGGCCGAAGTATTCCGCTTCTTCCGCCGGGTTGATTTCGGCAGGATACTCGGCCCCGG is a genomic window containing:
- a CDS encoding alpha/beta hydrolase family esterase, yielding MLSSHPRFRLALVVAAVVALVAGLVFTFWWKSPSAQVTFETIDAGGETRRYRLAVPETVPSTPLPLILVFHGIGDTPESMAAYSQLDRLAAAGKAYVVYPETRMGMWDIHKAKPEDFRENRDLPLIDRLLDRLKNQLKTDRVALVGMSNGGTFAQLAAQARSDIDLVVAHSGAKPQELVIGRMTPILLVVGTSDLVIDAVRQDASQYRAAGCTATLLEDPGLGHKWSSRFDAEIDAFLTAPTQDH
- a CDS encoding class I SAM-dependent methyltransferase, with translation MAEFLLAFENHSMLEETSVSSPSRKSAKSDVTRIPHIEPLFEDVTFVSEYSRLTKRYAGADYEPILKFALAELKQVEQPRVLELGPGPGWIGISLAKRRQDIRVTGVDISSTYVDIANQNAAQEGVDDRVDFRKGDACRLDDFADGTLDAVISNQSFHYWEPPGDVLREVARVLKPNGIFCIGDDRRDLTFMASVVVLLTKWFLTASVRESWMRSLQGSFTAAEVKEIIEQSELNGHAKIKLYPRMFFVQGRLTK